CCGGGCTcttctactactgctacaacATCGTCTTCCGCGCTGGTTACTTGGCGCTGTTTGGAAACGAGACTGCAAAAACTTCAGGAAATTTGGAGAAAGCCAAGGAAACGGACCGAAATCACTCAGATGAACTCTTCACCGAGTTCCGCAAGTATGACcagctcttccccaaactggcATATGGGGTACTGGGGCCCTCGGAGAAGATGGAGGCTGAGCGGCTGAAGAGGCTCTTCTGGAACATGCTGTCAGTGCAGAAGATCAATTCCAAGGAGAACATCAGCGGTTGGGTGATGGAGTTGCAGCAGGTACGGGCAGAACAAGGCATGGATGAAATCATGCTGAACAGATGCATGTTACTTCTCTTGTGGGTGTCCCAGGGCAACACGGGTCCTGCCAGTTTCTGGCTGCTCCTGTTCCTAATGAAGCACCCCGACGCCATGAAAGCCATCAGAGGCGAGGTGGAGGAGGTTCTCCGTGAAATGGGGCAAGAGGTGAAGCACGGTGGACCACTGATCAACCTGACCAGAGACATGCTGCTCAAAACCCACATTCTGGACAGCGCAGTGGAGGAGAGCCTTCGCATGACAGCTGCCCCCGTCCTCACCAGGGCCGTCCTGCAGGACACGACTCTAAAAATGGCCAATGGGCAGCAGTACAGCATCGCCGTGCAGATGGACCCAGAAGTGCATCCTGACCCACATTCCTTCAAGTACAACCGCTTCCTCTCGGCTGAGGGGGGCAAAAAGACCGACTTCTACAAAGGGGGTAAGAAACTGAAGTACTACACCATGCCCTGGGGCGCCGGGTCCACCATGTGCCCTGGAAGGTTCTTCGCCACAAACGAGCTGAAACAGTTTGTGTTCCTCATGCTCACGTATTTTGAATTTGAGCTGAAAAACCCAGATGAGAAGATTCCAGACATTGACACCAAGCGATGGGGATTTGGAACCATGCAACCGACGCGGGACATCCAGTTCAGATACAGGCTCAGGTTTTAGGTTCACTCCTTAAAAGAGGTGCCACAAAGGGCTCCTTGAGAGATGCCGCACCAGAACCACTTTGGGCTTCCTatttggaggttctttaaatttTAGTAAAGGTTCATGTGGGAATCAAGAGTGGTTCTTCCGCTGCgttgtgcaaaaataaaaaacaattttggagactttacttttaattttgtGGAATAACAGCTTGCTTGTGCAATGTTCTGTTAAACCACTCAACTCATTTAACTCTTTGCCTTGCAGGATATGTGATTTTTAGTTTGATTAGAAAATAAGTTTCCCTAATCGATATTGACTCAATGTTTTAAATTAAGATCACAAGCCAATGGCACTTGTGCAAGGTTACACAGGAGAAAATAAACTGATTGCATTCACAGCGCATGTGCTTTCTTTTCACAAAACATTTTCTAATTCCAAACAGAAAGCCAGGCTGTAAACACGGTTAAAATAAGTCGTGAACATGGATTCTGTTCATGTGCTCCAAGACGTGGCGATTCCATCACAGCTTTTCAGCccatcaataaacacaccaAAGATAAAATAATGTGGTGAAATCTTTTTCACTTTGCTGGCAAATACGGATTTGAGAGTTTCAGTGATACGAATCAAAGTAAGACTCAATGGGACTGGAAAAGACGAATTGATTGCATTCACAGTGTTTTCCTATGACTGAAATAATCCAAACTTTTTGCATGTTTCTTCGTGGAAGAGAAAAGGGCCTGGCTACAAACTTAAAGAAAGCATGACTAAAGCACGGGACAGTCATTCCACTCATACAGGTTCCTGTATGTAACATTATATGGTTATAGTGGGCACTATCGGACAAGCAGCAGGCCCTGGTCTTTTGGTGACCTTTGGTTTGACTAGAAGGATGTCAGTATATGACTTGGAGTAGCCTAAGAAACACTAGTGATAGCACAAGACTCATCAGCTGAGAGGAAACAACAAGAGCTTTTGCTTTCCAGCTGTCAGTCTGTCAGGATCAATGATGTTAATGTTTAACGCAGTAAACACAGTTTAACTGTGCACTTTATCTTTACTATGGAAACTGATCGGTCACATGTGGATGAGAGTGAAGCCCTTCATTCACACAAAGCACTAAAATTCTAGAAACATGAAGTGCTGTAAAACGTCTATTGTTAAACAAGTAGCCAGTAAGTTACGGTCAAACTATGGTAAGTCATTTCTAGTTTACCGTGAAATTAATTATGGTACAATTTGAAGTGCCATAAAGCTAATTACAGCAATTTCTTCATGCTGTGTGATAAAGTTCAATATTTTTAATGGGCCCATAGAACTAACAACAGCACATCTACTGGATAATGAAAAGCATTAGGCACTATGTTATATCTTGTATCAGCTCTTGTAATGCAGGGAAAACACAGATCATCAGTCAAAAATAACTCATTTATTGCAATAAAACGATAATAAAGCTAAATCGCTGCAATAAAACAACtctgtttcattcagtcttCACGGTTGCTCATGTAGGCTTTAGATCAGTCAACCAGCCTTGCTGGTTTGATAACCTGAGCTGACGGGATGTGACTGCCCTCCcattgtgtgtgtttcactgcacagatgggttggATTGCAGAGGGGAGCGTGAGAACGTTGGCAATAggcatataaaataaaacatggttTCTTACGAGTAATTTGATGGGAATGAAGCAGAACTTCAAGTCTTGTTGCTGCAGTGTTGACTGTGACATCCCCACCTGCAGGTCAAGATGACAGCAGGCCAGCCACTGGTGAagattacagctgctgtttagATTTGAGAACAACAGGCGTCCCATCCAACCAGAGAGTCATGAACAAGATAACAGACCGCTGGCAGGTCAATGTTTGACTGAAAACGTCTCCAGTCATCTGGCTCTCTGCGCTCTCAGTGTGAGTTTAAACATGAAATACACTGCAGAGTCACTGCAGAGTTCGAATAGAATTAAATGGCCTTTTGTGCCAGATACACCAACCGGTCACTTCATTAAGACCACTcactacgctcactgtccattttatcagctccacttactgtatagctgcactctgtagttctacagttacagactgtagtccatctgtttctctgatactgtgttaccctgttcttcagtggtcgggacccccatagacccacacagagcaggtactatttgggtggtgagtcattctcagcactgcagcaacactgacgtggtggtggtggtggttgtggtgttagtgtgtgctgtgctggtacgagtagtTGCAATTTTTTGAAGACTGTCTTGCATTTCTGATGCAGTCGTGGAGGTAAAATTACGTCcaggaaccagccctgtgaccggaaggtcgccggttcgatccccagagccgacagtccaatgactgaggtgtccttgagcaagacacttaacccccaactgctccccgggcgctgtggatagggctgcccactgctctgggcaagtgtgctcactgccctctagtgtgtgtgtgtgtgtgtgtgtgtgtgtgtgtgtgtgtgtgtgtgtgcgctcactagtgtgtatgtggtgtttcacttcacatatgagttaaatacagaggtgaaaatttccctgttgtgggactaatagggATCACTTAAATTAGGTTTTGGCTTTGGGTAAAAAAGAGCACCACACTATACGACCTTACACAGCAGGCGTGGTAAACTCGCTGACTAAGCACGTCCGCAAAATGCTCAGAGAATAAATACCGGCCTGGTTTAGTCTGGTTTTTGAGTGTAGCGCTGGGCTGGTGCTGGTTAAGCTGGTCACACAGCGTGGTcttgctggtttatgctggatTTCCTTGTGGGTAGATGTGCACGCTGGGAATACTTCATTGTTTACTTGTGGTTTTCTGCCAGTGTTAGATCTTTACAATACCCCATTATATATATACCTGCGCCCGTGACCTTCTGTGACCTTGGGATTTGAAAATAACAGCATGCAGCTGTCGGGAGGCGGCTGGCAACATTCACACTACAGCTAGGACCCAAATGTGGCCCACGTCTGCAGCTGTCTTATGCCTCATAATTGGCCTTGATGTACAGTGTTGACTCAACACTGTAGTCTGGAGTCTGGCTGCCTCAGCTCAGCCACAGGTCCACTGTGTATGGGCAGATATCAGGTGTGCTGTGCGCCAAATCTGGGCCAGATCCAGGCCAGAGAAATTAACCTCAGCTTCACCTTAAATGGGCCATATGCCAGGTGTCTTATGGGCTATATGTGTTGCAGATCAGGGCCATGACATCTTCTTACCTTACATAGGCCATGCTGTGGACCAGGTTGAGGCCAGAGGACATTACCACTGGTTCACCTTAGACGGGCTGCATGTACGGGCTTGTTCAGGCTGGGTGCTGGCTCAGGACCTGAAAATGGATCACATATACTAGGGCAATTTACCGCAGGTCCACCTTAGATAAGTCAGATCCCAAAACAATTCGCCAGATCTGCACCCCACACCCTCATCCTACCTCAAGCCATCTAAAACCTAGCAGTGAAGTAGCTCTACACAGTAACAATTAGGACAGTTACCGCTTTGACCATTCAGTTCAATTAATTGAGCTGAAATGACAACCACGCACATCTGTAATGTCAGCAGCCAATCGTGCAACGTGTGCTCAAGAAAATATTCGAAAATTGAACTCAGCTGAAATGTATATACTGTCCTGGATTCCTGGACAAGAGATTTTCcaagagatttttttaaaattcagagTTCCAGGTATTTTCCATGCCTGGGCTTTGCAGGATGCGTGAGAACATTGCATATTAAACAGTTTACGCACATATTCAGCGCTCAAATCTGGATGTTCAGACACTTTAAACTTGCTCACACAGACAACCACTCAGGTCACAAACAAACTGAAACAGTGCAGCAAACTGGGGAACGGTTAAAACAGCCATCAGACCAGGCACACAGTGTCCTCCATCTCCACGTCCAGCAGGATGGAGCAACGCCTGAAAGCACTGCTTAATTTCCTGATCGGTTGGTGTTGCAATTAGGCCATTTCTTCTTACTGCTTCTACAATTAGATCCAGAAATACCGTTGGATTGTTTAAGGTCAGTTTCGTGAAAATGTTGTCAGCAGTTACACGTTTTTGTAGCCTTACTGAGGTAACTTTTCTTTCCGCAATACCTATGGGTGTAACAGGATGTGACATTATGTAACTCAAACAGCTTCCAAAAGCAAAGCAGCCACATTAGTCAACAATCCAGATGCCTTAGGCTTTATCAGTAAGGTGATTTCTTAAATCAAAAGCCATCTGACACTGAAACTCAAAATAACTGACAGTCCTACCTTTGAGTAATTCTACTGGTCAAGCATGTTCACATCTTATGAATTTACCAATTTAGCTATTATGAAGTTCACCGAGCTCCAGCTCTGCTGAGGAGCAGAGAAGGGAATTCTTTGCAGACAGATGTAGATGCATCTGTAGAAGCTGCAGCCCATCTCAGCAGTCACTGGGACGAAGGGGCAGGAAACCGGAGCAGcgagtccaaagacatgtagctctcatttcagttcagtgaTAATGCAGCTCAGTGCAGTGCAGCATGGGAAGCAGTAGCTGTCTGTAAAGGGGGAAACACCGGCAGCCTCATAAACGCTTATGCAGCATGTTTGCTTTGGCAAAGAAGTGGCTGCATCTCCATCCTCAGTGAAGAACCGTCCTACAGCAGCGCATGTTTACAGTTCGCAGGTGTTTCCTGGTGATATTCATATTCACGCCTGGACTAGGCTTGTACGTTCAGGCGTGTACACAGTATTTCAGGTCAAGTTGTGGAAAACACTGGTACACCAGATTTCTAAGGTGCACTGGCGTGGCTCTCGGACAGGCCTGACATTCGTTTTCTTCCATCATTGCTGTAGGTGCTGTAGATGATCTGTAGGCAGTTTTGTCCAGTTTATTAAAAGGTTTCCTAAATTAATGGAGTACGTTTGATGAA
This window of the Pygocentrus nattereri isolate fPygNat1 chromosome 2, fPygNat1.pri, whole genome shotgun sequence genome carries:
- the LOC108414456 gene encoding 5-beta-cholestane-3-alpha,7-alpha-diol 12-alpha-hydroxylase — encoded protein: MMGFLLQILLALFVSLLGGLYLLGAFRRWRPGEPPLDKGPLPWLGHVLEFRRDTAKFLERMKKKHGDIFTVQLGGFYFTFLTDPHSFGSVIKEARANLDFTEFARHLVKQVFGYVCIDDDHKYFQTSSNKHLMGDGLVVMTQAMMNNLQNLMLHSIGSGDNGKPWQEAGLFYYCYNIVFRAGYLALFGNETAKTSGNLEKAKETDRNHSDELFTEFRKYDQLFPKLAYGVLGPSEKMEAERLKRLFWNMLSVQKINSKENISGWVMELQQVRAEQGMDEIMLNRCMLLLLWVSQGNTGPASFWLLLFLMKHPDAMKAIRGEVEEVLREMGQEVKHGGPLINLTRDMLLKTHILDSAVEESLRMTAAPVLTRAVLQDTTLKMANGQQYSIAVQMDPEVHPDPHSFKYNRFLSAEGGKKTDFYKGGKKLKYYTMPWGAGSTMCPGRFFATNELKQFVFLMLTYFEFELKNPDEKIPDIDTKRWGFGTMQPTRDIQFRYRLRF